In a single window of the Pongo abelii isolate AG06213 chromosome 1, NHGRI_mPonAbe1-v2.0_pri, whole genome shotgun sequence genome:
- the SEMA6C gene encoding semaphorin-6C isoform X2 has product MQSLPSFVLSSIRSEVSYPPQAPTGVTTPGTSPLSWFRGLEDDAVAAELGLDFQRFLTLNRTLLVAARDHVFSFDLQAQEEGEGLVPNKYLTWRSQDVENCAVRGKLTDECYNYIRVLVPWDSQTLLACGTNSFSPVCRSYGITSLQQEGEELSGQARCPFDATQSNVAVFAEGSLYSATAADFQASDAVVYRSLGPQPPLRSAKYDSKWLREPHFVHALEHGDHVYFFFREVSVEDARLGRVQFSRVARVCKRDMGGSPRALDRHWTSFLKLRLNCSVPGDSTFYFDVLQALTGPVNLHGRSALFGVFTTQTNSIPGSAVCAFYLDEIERGFEGKFKEQRSLDGAWTPVSEDRVPSPRPGSCAGVGGAALFSSSRDLPDDVLTFIKAHPLLDPAVPPATHQPLLTLTSRALLTQVAVDGMAGPHSNITVMFLGSNDGTVLKVLPPGWRSGGPEPILLEEIDAYSPARCSGKRTAQTARRIIGLELDTEGHRLFVAFSGCIVYLPLSQCARHGACQRSCLASQDPYCGWHSSRGCVDIRGPGGTDVDQAGNQESMEHSDCQDGATGSQSGPGDSAYGVRRDLPPASASRSVPIPLLLASVAAAFALGASVSGLLVSCACRRAHRRRGKDIETPGLPRPLSLRSLARLHGGGLEPPPPSKDGDAVQTPQLYTTFLPPPEGVPPPELACLPTPESTPELPVKHLRAAGDPWEWNQNRNNAKEGPGRSRGGHAAGGPAPRVLVRPPPPGCPGQAVEVTTLEELLRYLHGPQPPRKGAEPPAPLTSRALPPEPAPALLGGPSPRPRPHECAPPLRLDVPPEGRCASAPARPALSAPAPRLGVGGGRRLPFSGHRAPPALLTRVPSGGPSRYSGGPGRHLLYLGRPEGYRGRALKRVDVEKPQLSPKPPLVGPSSRQAVPNCGRFNF; this is encoded by the exons ATGCAGTCTCTTCCCTCCTTTGTCCTGTCTTCCATCAGGTCAGAGGTTTCCTATCCCCCTCAAGCCCCCACAGGAGTCACCACCCCAG GTACTTCCCCATTATCCTGGTTTCGGGGCCTGGAGGATGATGCTGTGGCTGCAGAACTTGGGCTGGACTTTCAGAGATTCCTGACCTTGAACCGGACCTTGCTAGTGGCTGCCCG GGATCACGTTTTCTCCTTCGATCTTCAAGCCCAAGAAGAAGGGGAGGGGCTGGTGCCCAACAAG TATCTAACATGGAGAAGCCAAGATGTGGAGAACTGTGCTGTACGGGGAAAGCTGACG GACGAGTGCTACAACTATATTCGTGTTCTTGTTCCCTGGGACTCCCAGACGCTCCTTGCCTGTGGAACGAACTCATTCAGCCCTGTGTGCCGCAGCTATGGG ATAACTTCGCTGCAGCAGGAGGGTGAGGAACTGAGTGGGCAGGCTCGATGCCCCTTTGATGCCACCCAGTCCAACGTGGCCGTCTTTGCAG AGGGCAGCCTGTACTCAGCCACAGCTGCGGATTTCCAGGCCAGTGATGCTGTAGTTTACAGAAGCCTTGGGCCCCAGCCCCCACTCCGCTCGGCCAAGTACGACTCCAAGTGGCTCCGAG AGCCACACTTTGTCCATGCCTTGGAGCATGGAGACCACGTCTACTTCTTCTTCCGCGAGGTCTCTGTGGAGGATGCTCGGCTGGGAAGG GTGCAGTTCTCCCGCGTAGCCCGAGTATGTAAACGTGACATGGGCGGCTCGCCTCGGGCCTTGGACCGCCACTGGACATCCTTCCTGAAGCTGCGGCTCAACTGCTCTGTCCCTGGGGACTCTACTTTCTATTTTGACGTTTTACAGGCCTTGACTGGGCCTGTGAACCTGCATGGCCGCTCTGCTCTCTTTGGGGTCTTCACCACCCAGACCAATAG CATCCCTGGCTCTGCCGTCTGCGCCTTCTACCTGGATGAGATTGAGCGTGGGTTTGAGGGCAAGTTCAAGGAACAGAGGAGTCTGgatggggcctggactcctgtgTCTGAGGACAGAGTCCCCTCACCCAG GCCAGGATCCTGTGCAGGAGTAGGGGGAGCTGCCTTGTTCTCCTCTTCTCGAGACCTCCCTGATGATGTCCTGACCTTCATCAAGGCTCACCCGCTGCTGGACCCCGCTGTACCACCTGCCACCCATCAGCCTCTACTCACTCTCACTAGCAG GGCCCTACTGACCCAAGTAGCTGTGGATGGCATGGCTGGTCCCCACAGTAACATCACAGTCATGTTCCTTGGCTCCAATGATGGGACAGTGCTGAAGGTGCTGCCCCCAGGTTGGCGATCTGGGGGACCTGAGCCCATCCTCCTGGAAGAGATTGATGCCTACAGCCCTGCCCG GTGCAGTGGGAAGCGGACAGCCCAAACAGCACGACGGATCATAGGGCTGGAGCTGGACACTGAGGGCCACAGGCTCTTTGTGGCTTTTTCTGGCTGTATTGTCTACCTCCCTCTCAGCCAGTGTGCCCGGCATGGGGCCTGTCAGAG GAGCTGTTTGGCTTCTCAGGACCCATACTGTGGATGGCATAGCTCCAGGGGCTGTGTGGATATCAGGGGACCTGGTGG GACTGATGTGGATCAGGCTGGGAACCAGGAATCCATGGAGCATAGTGACTGCCAAG ACGGAGCTACTGGGAGTCAGTCTGGCCCTGGGGATTCTGCTTATG GCGTGCGCCGGGACCTGcccccagcctcggcctcccgctCCGTCCCCATCCCACTCCTCCTGGCCAGTGTGGCCGCAGCTTTTGCCCTGGGCGCCTCAGTCTCTGGCCTCCTGGTCTCCTGTGCTTGTCGCCGCGCCCACCGACGTCGGGGCAAGGACATCGAGACTCCGGGGCTCCCGCGCCCTCTCTCCCTCCGCAGTTTGGCCCGGCTCCACGGTGGGGGCCTAGAGCCCCCGCCGCCCTCCAAGGACGGGGACGCGGTGCAGACGCCGCAGCTCTACACCACCTTCCTGCCGCCTCCGGAGGGCGTGCCCCCGCCGGAGCTCGCCTGCCTGCCCACCCCCGAATCCACGCCTGAGCTGCCGGTCAAGCACCTCCGCGCCGCCGGGGACCCCTGGGAGTGGAACCAGAACAGGAACAACGCCAAGGAGGGCCCGGGCCGCTCACGGGGCGGGCACGCGGCGGGCGGACCCGCGCCCCGCGTGCTGGTGAGGCCGCCGCCGCCCGGCTGTCCCGGGCAGGCCGTGGAAGTCACCACCCTGGAGGAACTGCTGCGCTACCTGCACGGCCCGCAGCCACCCAGAAAGGGGGCCGAACCCCCCGCCCCTTTAACCTCGCGGGCGCTCCCGCCGGAGCCCGCCCCTGCCCTCTTGGGcggccccagccccaggcccaggccccacGAGTGCGCCCCGCCGCTGAGGCTGGACGTGCCCCCCGAGGGCAGGTGCGCCTCTGCCCCCGCCCGGCCCGCGCTCTCCGCCCCTGCTCCCCGGCTGGGCGTCGGCGGAGGCCGGAGGTTGCCTTTCTCCGGCCACCGGGCCCCCCCTGCCCTGCTCACTCGAGTCCCCTCGGGAGGTCCCTCCAGGTACTCCGGGGGTCCCGGGAGGCACCTCCTGTACCTGGGCCGGCCCGAGGGCTACCGGGGCCGCGCCCTGAAAAGAGTGGACGTCGAGAAGCCCCAGTTGTCCCCGAAGCCTCCCCTCGTCGGGCCCTCCTCCCGCCAGGCCGTCCCGAACTGCGGCCGTTTCAACTTTTAA
- the SEMA6C gene encoding semaphorin-6C isoform X1, which translates to MPRAPHFMPLLLLLLLLSLPHTQAAFPQDPLPLLISDLQGTSPLSWFRGLEDDAVAAELGLDFQRFLTLNRTLLVAARDHVFSFDLQAQEEGEGLVPNKYLTWRSQDVENCAVRGKLTDECYNYIRVLVPWDSQTLLACGTNSFSPVCRSYGITSLQQEGEELSGQARCPFDATQSNVAVFAEGSLYSATAADFQASDAVVYRSLGPQPPLRSAKYDSKWLREPHFVHALEHGDHVYFFFREVSVEDARLGRVQFSRVARVCKRDMGGSPRALDRHWTSFLKLRLNCSVPGDSTFYFDVLQALTGPVNLHGRSALFGVFTTQTNSIPGSAVCAFYLDEIERGFEGKFKEQRSLDGAWTPVSEDRVPSPRPGSCAGVGGAALFSSSRDLPDDVLTFIKAHPLLDPAVPPATHQPLLTLTSRALLTQVAVDGMAGPHSNITVMFLGSNDGTVLKVLPPGWRSGGPEPILLEEIDAYSPARCSGKRTAQTARRIIGLELDTEGHRLFVAFSGCIVYLPLSQCARHGACQRSCLASQDPYCGWHSSRGCVDIRGPGGTDVDQAGNQESMEHSDCQDGATGSQSGPGDSAYGVRRDLPPASASRSVPIPLLLASVAAAFALGASVSGLLVSCACRRAHRRRGKDIETPGLPRPLSLRSLARLHGGGLEPPPPSKDGDAVQTPQLYTTFLPPPEGVPPPELACLPTPESTPELPVKHLRAAGDPWEWNQNRNNAKEGPGRSRGGHAAGGPAPRVLVRPPPPGCPGQAVEVTTLEELLRYLHGPQPPRKGAEPPAPLTSRALPPEPAPALLGGPSPRPRPHECAPPLRLDVPPEGRCASAPARPALSAPAPRLGVGGGRRLPFSGHRAPPALLTRVPSGGPSRYSGGPGRHLLYLGRPEGYRGRALKRVDVEKPQLSPKPPLVGPSSRQAVPNCGRFNF; encoded by the exons ATGCCCCGTGCCCCCCACTTCATGCCcttgctgctactgctgctgctgctctcacTTCCCCATACTCAGGCCGCCTTTCCCCAGGACCCCCTCCCTCTGTTGATCTCTGACCTTCAAG GTACTTCCCCATTATCCTGGTTTCGGGGCCTGGAGGATGATGCTGTGGCTGCAGAACTTGGGCTGGACTTTCAGAGATTCCTGACCTTGAACCGGACCTTGCTAGTGGCTGCCCG GGATCACGTTTTCTCCTTCGATCTTCAAGCCCAAGAAGAAGGGGAGGGGCTGGTGCCCAACAAG TATCTAACATGGAGAAGCCAAGATGTGGAGAACTGTGCTGTACGGGGAAAGCTGACG GACGAGTGCTACAACTATATTCGTGTTCTTGTTCCCTGGGACTCCCAGACGCTCCTTGCCTGTGGAACGAACTCATTCAGCCCTGTGTGCCGCAGCTATGGG ATAACTTCGCTGCAGCAGGAGGGTGAGGAACTGAGTGGGCAGGCTCGATGCCCCTTTGATGCCACCCAGTCCAACGTGGCCGTCTTTGCAG AGGGCAGCCTGTACTCAGCCACAGCTGCGGATTTCCAGGCCAGTGATGCTGTAGTTTACAGAAGCCTTGGGCCCCAGCCCCCACTCCGCTCGGCCAAGTACGACTCCAAGTGGCTCCGAG AGCCACACTTTGTCCATGCCTTGGAGCATGGAGACCACGTCTACTTCTTCTTCCGCGAGGTCTCTGTGGAGGATGCTCGGCTGGGAAGG GTGCAGTTCTCCCGCGTAGCCCGAGTATGTAAACGTGACATGGGCGGCTCGCCTCGGGCCTTGGACCGCCACTGGACATCCTTCCTGAAGCTGCGGCTCAACTGCTCTGTCCCTGGGGACTCTACTTTCTATTTTGACGTTTTACAGGCCTTGACTGGGCCTGTGAACCTGCATGGCCGCTCTGCTCTCTTTGGGGTCTTCACCACCCAGACCAATAG CATCCCTGGCTCTGCCGTCTGCGCCTTCTACCTGGATGAGATTGAGCGTGGGTTTGAGGGCAAGTTCAAGGAACAGAGGAGTCTGgatggggcctggactcctgtgTCTGAGGACAGAGTCCCCTCACCCAG GCCAGGATCCTGTGCAGGAGTAGGGGGAGCTGCCTTGTTCTCCTCTTCTCGAGACCTCCCTGATGATGTCCTGACCTTCATCAAGGCTCACCCGCTGCTGGACCCCGCTGTACCACCTGCCACCCATCAGCCTCTACTCACTCTCACTAGCAG GGCCCTACTGACCCAAGTAGCTGTGGATGGCATGGCTGGTCCCCACAGTAACATCACAGTCATGTTCCTTGGCTCCAATGATGGGACAGTGCTGAAGGTGCTGCCCCCAGGTTGGCGATCTGGGGGACCTGAGCCCATCCTCCTGGAAGAGATTGATGCCTACAGCCCTGCCCG GTGCAGTGGGAAGCGGACAGCCCAAACAGCACGACGGATCATAGGGCTGGAGCTGGACACTGAGGGCCACAGGCTCTTTGTGGCTTTTTCTGGCTGTATTGTCTACCTCCCTCTCAGCCAGTGTGCCCGGCATGGGGCCTGTCAGAG GAGCTGTTTGGCTTCTCAGGACCCATACTGTGGATGGCATAGCTCCAGGGGCTGTGTGGATATCAGGGGACCTGGTGG GACTGATGTGGATCAGGCTGGGAACCAGGAATCCATGGAGCATAGTGACTGCCAAG ACGGAGCTACTGGGAGTCAGTCTGGCCCTGGGGATTCTGCTTATG GCGTGCGCCGGGACCTGcccccagcctcggcctcccgctCCGTCCCCATCCCACTCCTCCTGGCCAGTGTGGCCGCAGCTTTTGCCCTGGGCGCCTCAGTCTCTGGCCTCCTGGTCTCCTGTGCTTGTCGCCGCGCCCACCGACGTCGGGGCAAGGACATCGAGACTCCGGGGCTCCCGCGCCCTCTCTCCCTCCGCAGTTTGGCCCGGCTCCACGGTGGGGGCCTAGAGCCCCCGCCGCCCTCCAAGGACGGGGACGCGGTGCAGACGCCGCAGCTCTACACCACCTTCCTGCCGCCTCCGGAGGGCGTGCCCCCGCCGGAGCTCGCCTGCCTGCCCACCCCCGAATCCACGCCTGAGCTGCCGGTCAAGCACCTCCGCGCCGCCGGGGACCCCTGGGAGTGGAACCAGAACAGGAACAACGCCAAGGAGGGCCCGGGCCGCTCACGGGGCGGGCACGCGGCGGGCGGACCCGCGCCCCGCGTGCTGGTGAGGCCGCCGCCGCCCGGCTGTCCCGGGCAGGCCGTGGAAGTCACCACCCTGGAGGAACTGCTGCGCTACCTGCACGGCCCGCAGCCACCCAGAAAGGGGGCCGAACCCCCCGCCCCTTTAACCTCGCGGGCGCTCCCGCCGGAGCCCGCCCCTGCCCTCTTGGGcggccccagccccaggcccaggccccacGAGTGCGCCCCGCCGCTGAGGCTGGACGTGCCCCCCGAGGGCAGGTGCGCCTCTGCCCCCGCCCGGCCCGCGCTCTCCGCCCCTGCTCCCCGGCTGGGCGTCGGCGGAGGCCGGAGGTTGCCTTTCTCCGGCCACCGGGCCCCCCCTGCCCTGCTCACTCGAGTCCCCTCGGGAGGTCCCTCCAGGTACTCCGGGGGTCCCGGGAGGCACCTCCTGTACCTGGGCCGGCCCGAGGGCTACCGGGGCCGCGCCCTGAAAAGAGTGGACGTCGAGAAGCCCCAGTTGTCCCCGAAGCCTCCCCTCGTCGGGCCCTCCTCCCGCCAGGCCGTCCCGAACTGCGGCCGTTTCAACTTTTAA
- the SEMA6C gene encoding semaphorin-6C isoform X4 → MPRAPHFMPLLLLLLLLSLPHTQAAFPQDPLPLLISDLQGTSPLSWFRGLEDDAVAAELGLDFQRFLTLNRTLLVAARDHVFSFDLQAQEEGEGLVPNKYLTWRSQDVENCAVRGKLTDECYNYIRVLVPWDSQTLLACGTNSFSPVCRSYGITSLQQEGEELSGQARCPFDATQSNVAVFAEGSLYSATAADFQASDAVVYRSLGPQPPLRSAKYDSKWLREPHFVHALEHGDHVYFFFREVSVEDARLGRVQFSRVARVCKRDMGGSPRALDRHWTSFLKLRLNCSVPGDSTFYFDVLQALTGPVNLHGRSALFGVFTTQTNRPGSCAGVGGAALFSSSRDLPDDVLTFIKAHPLLDPAVPPATHQPLLTLTSRALLTQVAVDGMAGPHSNITVMFLGSNDGTVLKVLPPGWRSGGPEPILLEEIDAYSPARCSGKRTAQTARRIIGLELDTEGHRLFVAFSGCIVYLPLSQCARHGACQRSCLASQDPYCGWHSSRGCVDIRGPGGTDVDQAGNQESMEHSDCQDGATGSQSGPGDSAYGVRRDLPPASASRSVPIPLLLASVAAAFALGASVSGLLVSCACRRAHRRRGKDIETPGLPRPLSLRSLARLHGGGLEPPPPSKDGDAVQTPQLYTTFLPPPEGVPPPELACLPTPESTPELPVKHLRAAGDPWEWNQNRNNAKEGPGRSRGGHAAGGPAPRVLVRPPPPGCPGQAVEVTTLEELLRYLHGPQPPRKGAEPPAPLTSRALPPEPAPALLGGPSPRPRPHECAPPLRLDVPPEGRCASAPARPALSAPAPRLGVGGGRRLPFSGHRAPPALLTRVPSGGPSRYSGGPGRHLLYLGRPEGYRGRALKRVDVEKPQLSPKPPLVGPSSRQAVPNCGRFNF, encoded by the exons ATGCCCCGTGCCCCCCACTTCATGCCcttgctgctactgctgctgctgctctcacTTCCCCATACTCAGGCCGCCTTTCCCCAGGACCCCCTCCCTCTGTTGATCTCTGACCTTCAAG GTACTTCCCCATTATCCTGGTTTCGGGGCCTGGAGGATGATGCTGTGGCTGCAGAACTTGGGCTGGACTTTCAGAGATTCCTGACCTTGAACCGGACCTTGCTAGTGGCTGCCCG GGATCACGTTTTCTCCTTCGATCTTCAAGCCCAAGAAGAAGGGGAGGGGCTGGTGCCCAACAAG TATCTAACATGGAGAAGCCAAGATGTGGAGAACTGTGCTGTACGGGGAAAGCTGACG GACGAGTGCTACAACTATATTCGTGTTCTTGTTCCCTGGGACTCCCAGACGCTCCTTGCCTGTGGAACGAACTCATTCAGCCCTGTGTGCCGCAGCTATGGG ATAACTTCGCTGCAGCAGGAGGGTGAGGAACTGAGTGGGCAGGCTCGATGCCCCTTTGATGCCACCCAGTCCAACGTGGCCGTCTTTGCAG AGGGCAGCCTGTACTCAGCCACAGCTGCGGATTTCCAGGCCAGTGATGCTGTAGTTTACAGAAGCCTTGGGCCCCAGCCCCCACTCCGCTCGGCCAAGTACGACTCCAAGTGGCTCCGAG AGCCACACTTTGTCCATGCCTTGGAGCATGGAGACCACGTCTACTTCTTCTTCCGCGAGGTCTCTGTGGAGGATGCTCGGCTGGGAAGG GTGCAGTTCTCCCGCGTAGCCCGAGTATGTAAACGTGACATGGGCGGCTCGCCTCGGGCCTTGGACCGCCACTGGACATCCTTCCTGAAGCTGCGGCTCAACTGCTCTGTCCCTGGGGACTCTACTTTCTATTTTGACGTTTTACAGGCCTTGACTGGGCCTGTGAACCTGCATGGCCGCTCTGCTCTCTTTGGGGTCTTCACCACCCAGACCAATAG GCCAGGATCCTGTGCAGGAGTAGGGGGAGCTGCCTTGTTCTCCTCTTCTCGAGACCTCCCTGATGATGTCCTGACCTTCATCAAGGCTCACCCGCTGCTGGACCCCGCTGTACCACCTGCCACCCATCAGCCTCTACTCACTCTCACTAGCAG GGCCCTACTGACCCAAGTAGCTGTGGATGGCATGGCTGGTCCCCACAGTAACATCACAGTCATGTTCCTTGGCTCCAATGATGGGACAGTGCTGAAGGTGCTGCCCCCAGGTTGGCGATCTGGGGGACCTGAGCCCATCCTCCTGGAAGAGATTGATGCCTACAGCCCTGCCCG GTGCAGTGGGAAGCGGACAGCCCAAACAGCACGACGGATCATAGGGCTGGAGCTGGACACTGAGGGCCACAGGCTCTTTGTGGCTTTTTCTGGCTGTATTGTCTACCTCCCTCTCAGCCAGTGTGCCCGGCATGGGGCCTGTCAGAG GAGCTGTTTGGCTTCTCAGGACCCATACTGTGGATGGCATAGCTCCAGGGGCTGTGTGGATATCAGGGGACCTGGTGG GACTGATGTGGATCAGGCTGGGAACCAGGAATCCATGGAGCATAGTGACTGCCAAG ACGGAGCTACTGGGAGTCAGTCTGGCCCTGGGGATTCTGCTTATG GCGTGCGCCGGGACCTGcccccagcctcggcctcccgctCCGTCCCCATCCCACTCCTCCTGGCCAGTGTGGCCGCAGCTTTTGCCCTGGGCGCCTCAGTCTCTGGCCTCCTGGTCTCCTGTGCTTGTCGCCGCGCCCACCGACGTCGGGGCAAGGACATCGAGACTCCGGGGCTCCCGCGCCCTCTCTCCCTCCGCAGTTTGGCCCGGCTCCACGGTGGGGGCCTAGAGCCCCCGCCGCCCTCCAAGGACGGGGACGCGGTGCAGACGCCGCAGCTCTACACCACCTTCCTGCCGCCTCCGGAGGGCGTGCCCCCGCCGGAGCTCGCCTGCCTGCCCACCCCCGAATCCACGCCTGAGCTGCCGGTCAAGCACCTCCGCGCCGCCGGGGACCCCTGGGAGTGGAACCAGAACAGGAACAACGCCAAGGAGGGCCCGGGCCGCTCACGGGGCGGGCACGCGGCGGGCGGACCCGCGCCCCGCGTGCTGGTGAGGCCGCCGCCGCCCGGCTGTCCCGGGCAGGCCGTGGAAGTCACCACCCTGGAGGAACTGCTGCGCTACCTGCACGGCCCGCAGCCACCCAGAAAGGGGGCCGAACCCCCCGCCCCTTTAACCTCGCGGGCGCTCCCGCCGGAGCCCGCCCCTGCCCTCTTGGGcggccccagccccaggcccaggccccacGAGTGCGCCCCGCCGCTGAGGCTGGACGTGCCCCCCGAGGGCAGGTGCGCCTCTGCCCCCGCCCGGCCCGCGCTCTCCGCCCCTGCTCCCCGGCTGGGCGTCGGCGGAGGCCGGAGGTTGCCTTTCTCCGGCCACCGGGCCCCCCCTGCCCTGCTCACTCGAGTCCCCTCGGGAGGTCCCTCCAGGTACTCCGGGGGTCCCGGGAGGCACCTCCTGTACCTGGGCCGGCCCGAGGGCTACCGGGGCCGCGCCCTGAAAAGAGTGGACGTCGAGAAGCCCCAGTTGTCCCCGAAGCCTCCCCTCGTCGGGCCCTCCTCCCGCCAGGCCGTCCCGAACTGCGGCCGTTTCAACTTTTAA
- the SEMA6C gene encoding semaphorin-6C isoform X5, translating into MPRAPHFMPLLLLLLLLSLPHTQAAFPQDPLPLLISDLQGTSPLSWFRGLEDDAVAAELGLDFQRFLTLNRTLLVAARDHVFSFDLQAQEEGEGLVPNKYLTWRSQDVENCAVRGKLTDECYNYIRVLVPWDSQTLLACGTNSFSPVCRSYGITSLQQEGEELSGQARCPFDATQSNVAVFAEGSLYSATAADFQASDAVVYRSLGPQPPLRSAKYDSKWLREPHFVHALEHGDHVYFFFREVSVEDARLGRVQFSRVARVCKRDMGGSPRALDRHWTSFLKLRLNCSVPGDSTFYFDVLQALTGPVNLHGRSALFGVFTTQTNSIPGSAVCAFYLDEIERGFEGKFKEQRSLDGAWTPVSEDRVPSPRPGSCAGVGGAALFSSSRDLPDDVLTFIKAHPLLDPAVPPATHQPLLTLTSRALLTQVAVDGMAGPHSNITVMFLGSNDGTVLKVLPPGWRSGGPEPILLEEIDAYSPARCSGKRTAQTARRIIGLELDTEGHRLFVAFSGCIVYLPLSQCARHGACQRSCLASQDPYCGWHSSRGCVDIRGPGGTDVDQAGNQESMEHSDCQDGATGSQSGPGDSAYVLPGPGPSPGTPSPPSDAHPWPQSSTLGAHTRGVRRDLPPASASRSVPIPLLLASVAAAFALGASVSGLLVSCACRRAHRRRGKDIETPGLPRPLSLRSLARLHGGGLEPPPPSKDGDAVQTPQLYTTFLPPPEGVPPPELACLPTPESTPELPVKHLRAAGDPWEWNQNRNNAKEGPGRSRGGHAAGGPAPRVLVRPPPPGCPGQAVEVTTLEELLRYLHGPQPPRKGAEPPAPLTSRALPPEPAPALLGGPSPRPRPHECAPPLRLDVPPEGRCASAPARPALSAPAPRLGVGGGRRLPFSGHRAPPALLTRVPSGGPSRYSGGPGRHLLYLGRPEGYRGRALKRVDVEKPQLSPKPPLVGPSSRQAVPNCGRFNF; encoded by the exons ATGCCCCGTGCCCCCCACTTCATGCCcttgctgctactgctgctgctgctctcacTTCCCCATACTCAGGCCGCCTTTCCCCAGGACCCCCTCCCTCTGTTGATCTCTGACCTTCAAG GTACTTCCCCATTATCCTGGTTTCGGGGCCTGGAGGATGATGCTGTGGCTGCAGAACTTGGGCTGGACTTTCAGAGATTCCTGACCTTGAACCGGACCTTGCTAGTGGCTGCCCG GGATCACGTTTTCTCCTTCGATCTTCAAGCCCAAGAAGAAGGGGAGGGGCTGGTGCCCAACAAG TATCTAACATGGAGAAGCCAAGATGTGGAGAACTGTGCTGTACGGGGAAAGCTGACG GACGAGTGCTACAACTATATTCGTGTTCTTGTTCCCTGGGACTCCCAGACGCTCCTTGCCTGTGGAACGAACTCATTCAGCCCTGTGTGCCGCAGCTATGGG ATAACTTCGCTGCAGCAGGAGGGTGAGGAACTGAGTGGGCAGGCTCGATGCCCCTTTGATGCCACCCAGTCCAACGTGGCCGTCTTTGCAG AGGGCAGCCTGTACTCAGCCACAGCTGCGGATTTCCAGGCCAGTGATGCTGTAGTTTACAGAAGCCTTGGGCCCCAGCCCCCACTCCGCTCGGCCAAGTACGACTCCAAGTGGCTCCGAG AGCCACACTTTGTCCATGCCTTGGAGCATGGAGACCACGTCTACTTCTTCTTCCGCGAGGTCTCTGTGGAGGATGCTCGGCTGGGAAGG GTGCAGTTCTCCCGCGTAGCCCGAGTATGTAAACGTGACATGGGCGGCTCGCCTCGGGCCTTGGACCGCCACTGGACATCCTTCCTGAAGCTGCGGCTCAACTGCTCTGTCCCTGGGGACTCTACTTTCTATTTTGACGTTTTACAGGCCTTGACTGGGCCTGTGAACCTGCATGGCCGCTCTGCTCTCTTTGGGGTCTTCACCACCCAGACCAATAG CATCCCTGGCTCTGCCGTCTGCGCCTTCTACCTGGATGAGATTGAGCGTGGGTTTGAGGGCAAGTTCAAGGAACAGAGGAGTCTGgatggggcctggactcctgtgTCTGAGGACAGAGTCCCCTCACCCAG GCCAGGATCCTGTGCAGGAGTAGGGGGAGCTGCCTTGTTCTCCTCTTCTCGAGACCTCCCTGATGATGTCCTGACCTTCATCAAGGCTCACCCGCTGCTGGACCCCGCTGTACCACCTGCCACCCATCAGCCTCTACTCACTCTCACTAGCAG GGCCCTACTGACCCAAGTAGCTGTGGATGGCATGGCTGGTCCCCACAGTAACATCACAGTCATGTTCCTTGGCTCCAATGATGGGACAGTGCTGAAGGTGCTGCCCCCAGGTTGGCGATCTGGGGGACCTGAGCCCATCCTCCTGGAAGAGATTGATGCCTACAGCCCTGCCCG GTGCAGTGGGAAGCGGACAGCCCAAACAGCACGACGGATCATAGGGCTGGAGCTGGACACTGAGGGCCACAGGCTCTTTGTGGCTTTTTCTGGCTGTATTGTCTACCTCCCTCTCAGCCAGTGTGCCCGGCATGGGGCCTGTCAGAG GAGCTGTTTGGCTTCTCAGGACCCATACTGTGGATGGCATAGCTCCAGGGGCTGTGTGGATATCAGGGGACCTGGTGG GACTGATGTGGATCAGGCTGGGAACCAGGAATCCATGGAGCATAGTGACTGCCAAG ACGGAGCTACTGGGAGTCAGTCTGGCCCTGGGGATTCTGCTTATG TGCTTCCGGGTCCTGGCCCTTCCCCTGGGACCCCCAGTCCCCCCAGTGATGCCCACCCCTGGCCCCAGTCTTCCACTCTTGGAGCTCACACTCGGG GCGTGCGCCGGGACCTGcccccagcctcggcctcccgctCCGTCCCCATCCCACTCCTCCTGGCCAGTGTGGCCGCAGCTTTTGCCCTGGGCGCCTCAGTCTCTGGCCTCCTGGTCTCCTGTGCTTGTCGCCGCGCCCACCGACGTCGGGGCAAGGACATCGAGACTCCGGGGCTCCCGCGCCCTCTCTCCCTCCGCAGTTTGGCCCGGCTCCACGGTGGGGGCCTAGAGCCCCCGCCGCCCTCCAAGGACGGGGACGCGGTGCAGACGCCGCAGCTCTACACCACCTTCCTGCCGCCTCCGGAGGGCGTGCCCCCGCCGGAGCTCGCCTGCCTGCCCACCCCCGAATCCACGCCTGAGCTGCCGGTCAAGCACCTCCGCGCCGCCGGGGACCCCTGGGAGTGGAACCAGAACAGGAACAACGCCAAGGAGGGCCCGGGCCGCTCACGGGGCGGGCACGCGGCGGGCGGACCCGCGCCCCGCGTGCTGGTGAGGCCGCCGCCGCCCGGCTGTCCCGGGCAGGCCGTGGAAGTCACCACCCTGGAGGAACTGCTGCGCTACCTGCACGGCCCGCAGCCACCCAGAAAGGGGGCCGAACCCCCCGCCCCTTTAACCTCGCGGGCGCTCCCGCCGGAGCCCGCCCCTGCCCTCTTGGGcggccccagccccaggcccaggccccacGAGTGCGCCCCGCCGCTGAGGCTGGACGTGCCCCCCGAGGGCAGGTGCGCCTCTGCCCCCGCCCGGCCCGCGCTCTCCGCCCCTGCTCCCCGGCTGGGCGTCGGCGGAGGCCGGAGGTTGCCTTTCTCCGGCCACCGGGCCCCCCCTGCCCTGCTCACTCGAGTCCCCTCGGGAGGTCCCTCCAGGTACTCCGGGGGTCCCGGGAGGCACCTCCTGTACCTGGGCCGGCCCGAGGGCTACCGGGGCCGCGCCCTGAAAAGAGTGGACGTCGAGAAGCCCCAGTTGTCCCCGAAGCCTCCCCTCGTCGGGCCCTCCTCCCGCCAGGCCGTCCCGAACTGCGGCCGTTTCAACTTTTAA